A window of Brevibacterium ihuae contains these coding sequences:
- a CDS encoding GuaB3 family IMP dehydrogenase-related protein, whose amino-acid sequence MSSEIEIGRGKRGRRAFSLDDIAIVPDRRTRDPQDVSLEWQIDAYRFDLPFISAPMDSVVSPATAIALGRLGGLGVLDLEGLWTRYEDPQPLLDEIAALPAERATARMQEIYAEPIKAELITARVGEIRESGVTVAGALTPQRTQEFWRTVVDAGVDLFVIRGTTVSAEHVSSSTEPLNLKQFIYELDVPVIVGGAATYTASLHLMRTGAAGVLVGFGGGAAATTRRTLGIHAPMASAIADIHSARRDYMDESGGRYVHVIADGGLGTSGDIVKAFAMGADAVMLGTALARAAEAPGGGFHWGPESHHSQLPRGHRVEIGTAAPLEELLFGPSRSADGTVNLAGALRRAMATTGYLDLKEFQRVDVVVSPYQSQTEM is encoded by the coding sequence GTGAGCAGCGAAATCGAGATCGGCAGAGGCAAACGAGGCCGCAGGGCCTTCTCACTCGACGACATCGCGATCGTCCCGGACCGGCGTACGCGCGATCCGCAGGACGTCTCCCTCGAGTGGCAGATCGACGCCTACCGATTCGACCTCCCCTTCATCAGCGCCCCCATGGACTCCGTCGTCTCGCCCGCCACCGCGATCGCGCTCGGGCGGCTCGGCGGCCTCGGCGTCCTCGACCTCGAGGGCCTGTGGACGCGGTACGAGGATCCGCAGCCGCTCCTCGACGAGATCGCCGCGCTCCCGGCCGAACGGGCCACCGCGCGCATGCAGGAGATCTACGCCGAACCCATCAAGGCCGAGCTCATCACGGCGCGCGTGGGGGAGATCCGCGAATCCGGCGTCACCGTGGCCGGCGCGCTCACCCCGCAGCGTACCCAGGAGTTCTGGCGCACCGTGGTCGACGCCGGGGTCGACCTCTTCGTCATCCGCGGCACCACCGTGTCCGCCGAGCACGTGTCGAGCAGCACCGAGCCGCTCAACCTCAAGCAGTTCATCTACGAGCTCGACGTGCCCGTCATCGTCGGCGGCGCGGCGACCTACACCGCCTCCCTCCACCTCATGCGCACCGGTGCGGCCGGTGTGCTCGTGGGCTTCGGCGGGGGAGCGGCGGCCACCACCCGGCGCACCCTGGGCATCCATGCGCCCATGGCCTCGGCGATCGCGGACATCCACTCCGCCCGCCGGGACTACATGGACGAATCCGGGGGCCGCTACGTCCACGTCATCGCCGACGGCGGCCTCGGCACCTCCGGGGACATCGTCAAGGCCTTCGCGATGGGCGCCGACGCGGTCATGCTCGGCACCGCGCTCGCCCGGGCCGCGGAGGCCCCCGGCGGCGGGTTCCACTGGGGGCCGGAGTCGCACCATTCCCAGCTGCCGCGCGGACACCGGGTGGAGATCGGCACCGCGGCCCCGCTCGAGGAGCTCCTGTTCGGTCCGAGCCGGTCCGCCGACGGCACCGTCAACCTCGCCGGTGCGCTGCGCCGGGCGATGGCGACCACCGGCTACCTCGATCTCAAGGAGTTCCAGCGGGTCGACGTCGTCGTCTCCCCGTACCAGTCACAGACGGAGATGTGA
- a CDS encoding SURF1 family protein produces MLRLALTPRWLGFLALVLVLVTAFVGLSAWQVNRAQHKNDVIAAQDVDEVQDFNAVMQAQVPLPSYRLDQRVELTGSYLPDAQVVVPGRYQDGAEGFWVVTMFAPDGAQLGEDAVLEGEPSKPIAVPVVRGWTADEDLAMHSRANDGEASIVGRIGPVDAPENTRDLPDGQTRTISTSQLINDFGVYSYSGIVFPEQDTGPGASEATGGLEHVALEKQEDGGLDLQSAAYAIEWLIFAAFALYIWWRLLRDAHIAQQAAAEDAGPVEYVVVKGAGESRLRGPADPVPARTADRPHDPTAPPPTHEDPHRGE; encoded by the coding sequence GTGCTGCGCCTCGCCCTGACCCCGCGCTGGCTGGGGTTCCTCGCCCTCGTGCTCGTACTCGTCACGGCGTTCGTCGGGCTCTCGGCCTGGCAGGTCAACCGGGCGCAGCACAAGAACGACGTCATCGCCGCGCAGGACGTCGACGAGGTCCAGGACTTCAACGCGGTCATGCAGGCCCAGGTGCCGCTGCCGTCCTACCGGCTCGATCAGCGCGTCGAGCTCACCGGCAGCTACCTGCCGGATGCCCAGGTCGTCGTCCCCGGGCGGTACCAGGACGGCGCGGAGGGCTTCTGGGTCGTGACGATGTTCGCACCCGACGGCGCGCAGCTCGGGGAGGACGCGGTGCTCGAGGGCGAGCCGAGCAAGCCCATCGCCGTCCCGGTGGTCCGCGGCTGGACCGCCGACGAGGACCTCGCGATGCACTCCCGGGCGAACGACGGCGAGGCCTCGATCGTCGGCCGGATCGGTCCGGTCGACGCCCCGGAGAACACCCGTGACCTGCCGGACGGGCAGACCCGCACGATCTCGACCTCGCAGCTCATCAACGACTTCGGGGTGTACTCGTACTCCGGCATCGTGTTCCCCGAACAGGACACCGGCCCCGGCGCCTCGGAGGCGACCGGCGGTCTCGAGCACGTCGCGCTCGAGAAGCAGGAGGACGGCGGTCTCGACCTCCAGTCCGCGGCCTATGCGATCGAATGGCTGATCTTCGCCGCCTTCGCCCTCTACATCTGGTGGCGCCTGCTCCGCGATGCGCACATCGCGCAGCAGGCGGCCGCCGAGGACGCCGGGCCGGTGGAGTACGTCGTCGTCAAGGGCGCCGGCGAATCCCGGCTCCGCGGCCCCGCCGATCCCGTCCCCGCCCGGACCGCCGACCGACCGCACGACCCGACCGCACCGCCCCCGACGCACGAGGACCCGCACCGTGGTGAATGA
- a CDS encoding DUF3817 domain-containing protein — protein MNDPQDARPDFDEDAVWTVRRYTSARNALRFYRVMAFITGALLLVLTVEMIYKYLIAADPETALMFGGFNLAAAIAISHGWCYVVYLISCFWLNQQMRWGLGRLLVLALAGVVPVMSFIVERRVHRQAEQELEDAVVVAPRGEF, from the coding sequence GTGAATGACCCGCAAGACGCCCGCCCCGACTTCGACGAGGACGCCGTGTGGACCGTCAGACGGTACACCTCGGCCCGCAACGCCCTGCGGTTCTACCGCGTGATGGCCTTCATCACCGGCGCGCTGCTCCTCGTCCTCACCGTCGAGATGATCTACAAGTACCTCATCGCCGCCGACCCGGAGACCGCGCTGATGTTCGGCGGGTTCAACCTCGCGGCGGCGATCGCGATCAGCCACGGCTGGTGCTACGTCGTCTACCTCATCTCGTGCTTCTGGCTCAACCAGCAGATGCGGTGGGGGCTGGGCCGCCTGCTCGTGCTCGCCCTCGCCGGCGTCGTGCCGGTGATGTCCTTCATCGTCGAGCGCCGCGTCCACCGGCAGGCCGAGCAGGAGCTCGAGGATGCCGTGGTCGTCGCCCCGCGCGGCGAGTTCTGA